The Streptomyces laurentii genome contains a region encoding:
- a CDS encoding FAD dependent oxidoreductase (2Fe-2S iron-sulfur cluster binding domain; pfam13510;~FAD dependent oxidoreductase [Actinosynnema mirum DSM43827];~KEGG: vei:Veis_0721 FAD dependent oxidoreductase;~identified by MetaGeneAnnotator; putative): protein MSPRCVRAESDIVGRQDRPLRITVDGEPVDGIAGQTIAGVLLAAGRLAWRRGRSGAPRGVFCGIGVCFDCLVTVGDERDVRACRRRARDGDVVTTQTRQPVPDPLRDPETVSSPRPETVQDPAPETRENATSPGTEER from the coding sequence ATGAGCCCCAGGTGTGTCCGCGCCGAGTCCGACATCGTCGGGCGGCAGGACCGGCCGCTGCGGATCACTGTCGACGGCGAGCCCGTCGACGGCATCGCGGGCCAGACGATCGCGGGCGTGCTGCTCGCCGCCGGCCGGCTGGCCTGGCGACGGGGACGCTCCGGCGCGCCCCGCGGGGTGTTCTGCGGGATCGGGGTCTGCTTCGACTGTCTGGTGACGGTGGGCGACGAGCGCGACGTACGCGCCTGCCGCCGCCGGGCCCGCGACGGCGATGTGGTGACCACCCAGACCCGGCAGCCGGTGCCGGACCCGCTGCGGGATCCGGAGACCGTGTCGTCTCCGCGGCCGGAGACCGTCCAGGATCCGGCCCCGGAGACCCGGGAGAACGCCACGTCACCCGGAACGGAGGAGCGATGA